The DNA window ctaaattaaaaaaaaaatttgctAACAACAAAGTTCATGGCGTCAATTCCAGaacttctttctttcctaTTACTAGTTTGCTTCCTCACCGTGTTAGATATTTTAAGATCCCTTATCACCATCATGTCtgctaataataataataaccacAGCAATACATTGCAAAATCCCGTATCACCAAAGCCTGGTGAAGGGAATTCCAAACAAGAATCGGAAAATTCAGTTACCAATGAGTTACTCACTTTCCAACATTTGAAACACTATCCACTTGTGAATTCAACAAAGTCAGCTATTGAACTTATCCCTTTGAGTAAAAGTGTATTTTCGATTATGGGAAATTCGTTTTCATTTGTCAGAAGTTATCAACCAATGAAATATATTGTCGGTAGAAGTGATACTTTGACGAATCGAGCacttgatgaaattgataaatggTTGCCAAGTTTACAAACAGTTGAAGTACAAGATATAACAACACCAATCACTAAACCAGTAAATGATACTGTTGAAACTGTTCAAAATACTATAACCGCAGTTAATGGTTCTGTCAATAAGAATTTTGTCGATCCAACAAAAAGTGCATTAGGTTCAGTCAAAGAAGAATTCCAAAACCATGTATATGATGCTGAAGGTAAAGGGATAATTTCAAGTCAAGCTGATCCCATGGTAGCCCCGTTAAACCATACTTTAGaacaatttgttgataatcatTTCCCAAATACTAAGAAAGTCCCATCTGAAGGGCATGCTAGTGAAATATCGAGAACATTCAAGATTGTAGGAAATTTGATATCCAGAaatgaaaaggaaaaagaacCTCTGGAAAAAAGCAAACCAGAAAAGGCAAAGccataatgatgattttataGCTACTAGGTTTATTCGAGGGATagttatttttaaaaatatacTTTATTTTAGGTGTTTTGCATTTCATTTTACTAGTAATTTGGGTGTAGACAGAATGTGCTCTACAAATTAATAAGCACGATACAGATCATAAAATCTGTTGAATGGTTAACTTTGATCAAAATGTATTAATgtacaacaaaaatataaacataaaaatataaaactCAACTAATCCTTAgacttcttcttctttttctttggagTCTCTTCTCCATCAtctgattttcttttcttatcCTTCTTATCCtttttatctttcttttccttcttttcttttttatccttcttttccttcttGTCTTTCTTGTCTTTCTTGTCTTTCTTGtcattcttttctttcttttccttcttcACTTCCTCTTCATCACCATCCATGTCAACATCTTCTTGTTCTCCGCCATCAGCAAGATCTTGGCCATTCAAAGCTAAAGCAGCCTTAATAGCGTCAGAATTCTTCATTGGTGCAGATCCAGTGTCGTAAAACTTCAATCTATCTTCAACTTGTTTCTTTAAAACTTCACCAAAAGCAGTGGTTGGTTCTTCagaataattatcaattctTGAAGCAATAGAACATTTGTTAGCCAAATATCTAGAAATTCTACCCTTGTTCTTGGCACTAGCTTTACCAATAAAAGATGaatgataaatcaaacCATATTTTGGAGTGTTCCCCTTGGTCTTTAAAGCTCTAAACAAAGCCTTTTCAGCACCCAATATTTGAACAGTTGAAGCAGCTTGTTTGGATAAATTGGTTAAAGAACCAGCATGAGAAATCAATCTAGCACCAACAACTTCACCAATCAAAGTGGACAAGTTAGGAGCAACAGTGTGCATCTTATCAGTAAGATATTTGTATAATTGTTGTCTGTATTCATAAAGATTTACTACTCTTTGAGCAAAAGTTATAACATTGTCCATATCTTGTTCACTAATATCCTGACCCATAGAAATTTTAGCATTATCAATAACTCTTTGAGCCAATCCTGAATCATCATTCAAGATAGCAGCAACATCATGTAATGAATCATCAGTTAATGAAGCCTTGTCTTTAATAGATAAGGCTAATTTGGCATAACTATAATTGTCAGGAACAATTTTGGCCAATTCAGGGAAATGCCATCCATACCATTCCTTAACTCTCATAGCAAAGGTGTTAATATCTTTATCTAATTGATCCAACAAGGCAATAGCTTGAATGATGTGATTATCGTTC is part of the Candida dubliniensis CD36 chromosome R, complete sequence genome and encodes:
- a CDS encoding U3 snoRNP protein, putative (Similar to S. cerevisiae SIK1); translation: MPGLDYLLFEEATGYGIFKVLIQQDDIASRSKEVQEAANDLSKFSKMVELVSFAPFKGAAQALENANDISEGLVSPYLQSVLELNLPKASSKKRIALGVSDKNLGPSIKEVFPNVDVLSNEIVQDFLRGIRVHGAKLFKDLQEGDIERAQLGLGHAFSRAKVKFSVQKNDNHIIQAIALLDQLDKDINTFAMRVKEWYGWHFPELAKIVPDNYSYAKLALSIKDKASLTDDSLHDVAAILNDDSGLAQRVIDNAKISMGQDISEQDMDNVITFAQRVVNLYEYRQQLYKYLTDKMHTVAPNLSTLIGEVVGARLISHAGSLTNLSKQAASTVQILGAEKALFRALKTKGNTPKYGLIYHSSFIGKASAKNKGRISRYLANKCSIASRIDNYSEEPTTAFGEVLKKQVEDRLKFYDTGSAPMKNSDAIKAALALNGQDLADGGEQEDVDMDGDEEEVKKEKKEKNDKKDKKDKKDKKEKKDKKEKKEKKDKKDKKDKKRKSDDGEETPKKKKKKSKD
- a CDS encoding sporulation-specific protein, putative (Similar to S. cerevisiae SPS4), with amino-acid sequence MASIPELLSFLLLVCFLTVLDILRSLITIMSANNNNNHSNTLQNPVSPKPGEGNSKQESENSVTNELLTFQHLKHYPLVNSTKSAIELIPLSKSVFSIMGNSFSFVRSYQPMKYIVGRSDTLTNRALDEIDKWLPSLQTVEVQDITTPITKPVNDTVETVQNTITAVNGSVNKNFVDPTKSALGSVKEEFQNHVYDAEGKGIISSQADPMVAPLNHTLEQFVDNHFPNTKKVPSEGHASEISRTFKIVGNLISRNEKEKEPSEKSKPEKAKP